In the genome of Candidatus Hydrogenedens sp., the window ATAGATAAAATTATTAAAGAATCTCTTACAAAATGGAATTGGAGTAGGGTAGGACTGATTGAAAAAGTTATATTAAGAATTGCTGTATATGAAGGGGGATTATCTGGACTGGCTCCACCAAGAACCAGTATTTCCGAAGCAATTGAATTAGCGAAGATGTTCGGTTCAGAAGATGCCCCAAAGTTTGTCAATGGAATATTGGACCGTGTTTTTACAAGTCAAAATTGGATAACTAAAGAAGATTAATT includes:
- the nusB gene encoding transcription antitermination factor NusB, whose product is MLVMERRRKARIAALQFLFGLEFHPLEGEEELEDFWKHNPFRKSVRAYAEKLIWGIIEKQEEIDKIIKESLTKWNWSRVGLIEKVILRIAVYEGGLSGLAPPRTSISEAIELAKMFGSEDAPKFVNGILDRVFTSQNWITKED